One genomic region from Pempheris klunzingeri isolate RE-2024b chromosome 4, fPemKlu1.hap1, whole genome shotgun sequence encodes:
- the LOC139199599 gene encoding sushi domain-containing protein 6: MSASVLHPWPCGRISLVCGLLLLASSPLLTAGRLSNCTHPLVPEHGGFRCDPSPCRGFPQKSSIHFFCEPGYHISSKARVSRCRHGRWQPPIPTCIPIKESPNMNSDDRGNDSMPSMATTAVGVSIFLLTTTACLVVKSRLYPCQSHSRRSSDQLDLMVDGLPVSLPSYEEAVYGSWGQRLPACSAPGPTQLLLAQEAAGCHPASQSEGSHRPLLSGQSPDNPPPPYEEVQSSRPRDRMGDGDVRQLHVALSDDKDT, encoded by the exons ATGTCTGCGTCAGTCCTGCACCCGTGGCCGTGTGGACGCATCAGTCTGGTCTGTGGGCTCCTCCTCCTGGCCTCCTCGCCGCTCCTCACCGCAG GCCGACTGAGCAACTGCACCCACCCTCTGGTGCCAGAACATGGAGGCTTCCGCTGCGACCCGTCCCCGTGCCGAGGGTTCCCCCAGAAGAGCTCCATCCACTTCTTCTGCGAGCCGGGTTACCACATCAGCAGCAAGGCCCGGGTGTCCAGGTGCCGCCACGGGAGGTGGCAGCCCCCGATACCCACCTGCATCCCCATCAAAG agagTCCCAACATGAACTCTGACGACAGGGGGAACGACTCGATGCCCAGCATGGCCACAACAGCGGTGGGCGTCTCCATCTTCCTGCTCACCACCACGGCCTGTCTGGTGGTCAAGTCCCGCCTCTACCCCTGTCAGTCACACAG CCGTCGCTCCTCAGACCAGCTGGACCTGATGGTGGACGGACTTCCCGTCTCTCTGCCCTCCTACGAGGAGGCGGTGTACGGGAGCTGGGGGCAGCGCCTCCCCGCCTGCTCAGCACCCGGACCCACCCAGCTCCTGCTGGCCCAGGAGGCCGCCGGCTGTCACCCGGCGTCCCAGTCGGAGGGCAGTCACCGCCCGCTGCTGTCCGGCCAAAGCCCGGACAACCCGCCGCCCCCTTACGAGGAGGTCCAGTCGTCACGTCCCAGAGACAGGATGGGCGACGGGGACGTGCGGCAGCTACATGTTGCACTTTCGGATGACAAGGACACCTGA
- the hif1al gene encoding hypoxia inducible factor 1 subunit alpha, like, which produces MEDKEQSLALRRSEQRKLRSRDAARCRRGQETEVFYELARTLPLPRRVSTHLDKAAIMRVALSVLWMHRLLQRKSPNLKEESQEEKEEDPMDVFYPQALAGFIMVMTEEGDMIYLTENVSKHVGITQLELLGHSVYDFIHPCDQEELRDLLTPRPGSSKKQSSEQPTERSFFLRMKSTLTSRGRHVNIKSANWKVLHCTGQLRVFGGGSTSPPAARVMTLLCEPVPHPSSVEFPLDTRTFLTRHSMDLRFTHCEGRVTELVGYKPDDLIGRSAYEFHHTLDSDHVNKSLHTLLSKGQVSTSCYRFLANSGGYVWAETQATVLYNSKTSQPEAVVCLNFILSAVEQPDVVFSVEQIRAGRLPEAEPHSQALATKNCGKSDTCGSDADGEHLTEDTGSNPSGATEIFLQPKEGPEELRQLAPDAEDVLPTGFVELSFASPSSPDSVPDHPQDLCTPELLQLLSPIFSPLTPPPSSSSSSSSPASSPESSSCEEKKEEEDVDASKVERFFAVCSENGQKKETLEGMDLDTLAPYISMDDDFQLTFLSGLSEGAAAPSSSTSPSSTVSRKRTRRPDEEPSSQRTIQDKRQKRDASSIEEELLLSHRLMGCLEETDQSDLVLGSGAGGRSQLLTDRDPVLGGVQGLCDTAALMRDIFSPRPPDLSPPLSPLT; this is translated from the exons TTCAGAGCAAAGGAAGCTGCGCTCTCGTGATGCGGCCAGATGTAGGCGGGGTCAGGAGACGGAGGTGTTTTATGAGCTCGCCCGCACGCTGCCGCTTCCCCGCCGAGTGTCCACCCACCTGGACAAAGCCGCCATCATGAGAGTCGCCCTCAGCGTCCTGTGGATGCACCGCCTCCTCCAACGCA AAAGTCCAAATCTGAAAGAGGAGTctcaggaggagaaggaggaagatcCAATGGACGTCTTCTATCCTCAGGCGCTGGCCGGCTTCATCATGGTGATGACGGAGGAGGGAGACATGATCTACCTGACGGAGAATGTCAGCAAGCACGTCGGCATCACGCag ctggagctgctgggccACAGTGTTTATGACTTCATCCATCCCTGTGATCAGGAGGAGCTCAGAGACCTGCTGACTCCACGTCCAG GTTCGAGTAAGAAACAGTCGAGCGAACAGCCGACCGAGAGGAGCTTCTTCCTGCGAATGAAGAGCACtctgaccagcagggggcgccacGTCAACATCAAGTCTGCCAACTGGAAG GTTCTCCACTGTACAGGTCAGCTGCGTGTGTTTGGCGGCGGCTCCACGTCGCCCCCTGCAGCCAGAGTGATGACCCTGCTGTGTGAGCCCGTCCCTCACCCGTCCAGCGTGGAGTTCCCTCTGGACACCCGCACCTTCCTCACCCGCCACAGCATGGACCTGCGCTTCACACACTGCGAGGGCAG GGTGACAGAGTTGGTGGGATACAAACCAGATGATCTGATTGGCCGCTCAGCCTACGAGTTTCATCACACGCTCGACTCTGATCACGTCAACAAGAGCCTCCATacac TGCTGTCCAAAGGTCAGGTGAGCACCAGCTGCTACCGTTTCCTGGCGAACAGCGGCGGCTACGTCTGGGCGGAGACCCAGGCCACCGTCCTCTACAACAGCAAGACGTCGCAGCCCGAAGCTGTCGTCTGCCTCAACTTCATACTCAG tgctGTGGAGCAGCCAGACGTCGTTTTCTCCGTCGAGCAGATCCGCGCAGGCCGGCTGCCTGAAGCTGAACCCCACTCACAAGCTCTTGCGACAAAGAATTGTGGGAAATCGGACACCTGTGGCTCCGACGCCGACGGGGAGCATCTCACTGAGGACACGGGTTCGAATCCCAGCGGCGCTACAGAGATCTTCCTCCAACCGAAGGAGGGACCAGAGGAGCTTCGACAGTTGGCTCCCGATGCCGAGGACGTGCTGCCGACAG gttTTGTTGAGCTGTCCTTCGCCAGCCCGTCCAGTCCAGACTCAGTGCCGGACCACCCTCAGGATCTGTGCACACCAGAGCTGCTACAGCTCCTCTCCCCCATCTTCAGCCCCCTCACTCCAcctccctcatcatcatcatcatcatcatcaccagcctCCTCGCCTGAGTCG AGCTCctgtgaagagaaaaaggaggaggaggacgtggaCGCCAGCAAAGTGGAAAGGTTCTTCGCTGTGTGTTCAGAAAATGGTCAGAAGAAAGAAACACTGGAG GGGATGGATCTCGACACGTTGGCTCCTTACATCTCTATGGACGACGACTTCCAGCTGACCTTCCTCAGCGGTTTGTCAGAGGGAGCCGCCGCACCTTCGTCCTCTACGTCACCTTCATCCACAGTGAGCAGGAAACG GACCCGTCGCCCGGATGAGGAGCCGTCGTCCCAGCGGACAATTCAGGACAAGAGACAGAAACGAGATGCTTCCTCAATAGAAGAGGAACTTCTTCTCAGCCACAGATTAATG GGCTGTCTGGAGGAAACCGACCAATCAGATCTGGTCCTGGGCTCCGGCGCGGGCGGGCGGAGTCAGCTGCTCACAGACAGAGACCCTGTTTTAGGAGGCGTGCAGGGACTCTGTGATACTGCAG CTCTGATGAGGGACATATTCTCACCTCGCCCGCCGGACCTGTCGCCGCCGCTCTCGCCTTTGACTTGA